The following are encoded together in the Vanrija pseudolonga chromosome 7, complete sequence genome:
- the sconB gene encoding putative E3 ubiquitin ligase complex SCF subunit sconB, with product MAHIESHASNILSEDHSHAPESITAAKDGRKLCVRHQQTANQNVNAKLQKSLDSLPVPERAAITNLWSTFSAAPHNKRKLILEGILTMCCFSQLSHLSDTLNQIIRIDPFSLLPREVSLRILGYLDAISLGRAAQVSASWKALADDDLLWRRMCGQHIDRKCEKCGWGLPLLERRRLKVELKDRSPATALGIGGHGPHDDHDHHHYGVKPVLTRSEVLGVDRAEHAAHQTAITCDAPTLLTSLKRSAPSSPMSWPREKKQRVESDSEAEPDEIEVGSSSRATVPAGSLSREVRLTRPWKSVYCERLVVERNWRKGRCVTKTLKGHTDGVMCLQYHTTLTSPSYPVLITGGYDRTVRVWNLDSGEQVNVLRGHTRAVRALWFDQMLLFTGSMDGTVRMWNWRKGECLRVFEGHSDGVVSLHYNGYLLATGSADSTILVRNFRTGNKFFLRGHEEWVNTVLLWDGKTSPHDYDPTLPPQFSAAGRARSPGPAHNSHDGDRPDIDAGTMLFSGSDDGTVKLWDLNTQTCIRTFNGHKGQIQSLRILMVDKPDQEDEEEDREEREATPTASASGFVPATVTSPHATINPALSAASPPSGFDPLAHSTGSRDEPIQPRVYVHDEPEQRRRKTREKTSEGDGTKVAILATGSLDGTVKLWNVDTGRELNTLFGHIEGVWGVDFDALRLASASHDRTIKVWDRESGNCVQTLVGHRGAVTSLQLSDDMIVSGSDDGDVMCWSFAPSTST from the exons ATGGCCCACATCGAGTCCCACGCCAGCAACATCCTCTCCGAGGACCACTCGCACGCGCCAGAGTccatcaccgccgccaaggatGGTCGTAAACTCTGCGTGAGGCATCAGCAGACGGCAAACCAGAATGTCAACGCAAAGCTGCAAAAG TCACTCGACTCGCTCCCTGTtcccgagcgcgccgccattACAAACCTCTGGTCGACATTCTCTGCTGCGCCCCACAACAAGAGGAAACTCATCCTCGAGGGCATCTTGACAATGTGCTGCTT CTCTCAACTGTCCCACCTCTCCGATACCCTCAACCAGATCATCCGCATCGACCCCTTTTCGCTTCTTCCTCGCGAGGTCTCGCTCAGAATCCTGGGCTACCTTGACGCCATCAGTCTTGGACGCGCCGCTCAGGTCTCTGCCTCTTGGAAGGCCCTCGCCGATGACGATCTTCTTTGGCGTCGAATGTGTGGTCAGCACATTGACCGCAAGTGTGAAAAGTGCGGATGGggcctccccctcctcgagcgccgccgtctcaaggtcgagctcaaggaccgcagccccgccaccgccctggGCATTGGTGGCCACGGACctcacgacgaccacgaccaccaccactatGGCGTCAAGCCGGTGCTCACACGCTCAGAGGTTCTCGGCGTTGACCGGGCGGAGCATGCCGCGCACCAGACGGCAATTACCTGCGACGCACCGACACTTTTGACCTCGCTTAAGCGCtcggcgcccagctcgcccatGAGCTGGCCCAGGGAGAAGAAGCAGCGTGTCGAGAGCGACTCGGAGGCAGAGCCTGATGAGATCGAGGTTGGTTCATCATCGAGGGCCACGGTCCCAGCTGGTAGCCTCTCGCGCGAGGTCCGCCTCACTCGTCCCTGGAAGTCGGTCTACTGCGAAcgtcttgtcgtcgagcgtaACTGGCGCAAGGGCCGGTGCGTCACCAAGACCCTCAAGGGCCACACCGACGGTGTCATGTGCCTCCAGTACCACACGACTCTTACGTCGCCTTCGTACCCCGTGCTCATCACCGGTGGCTACGACCGCACCGTCCGCGTTTGGAACCTCGACTCGGGTGAGCAGGTCAATGTCCTCCGTGGCCACACTCGCGCTGTCCGTGCGCTCTGGTTTGACCAGATGCTGCTGTTCACTGGCTCCATGGATGGCACCGTTCGCATGTGGAACTGGCGCAAGGGTGAATGCCTGCGCGTGTTCGAGGGTCACTcggacggcgtcgtctcgcTCCACTACAACGGCTACCTTCTCGCTaccggcagcgccgacagcaCCATCCTCGTCCGCAACTTCCGTACTGGTAACAAGTTCTTCCTTCGTGGCCACGAGGAGTGGGTCAACACTGTCCTTCTCTGGGACGGCAAGACGTCGCCTCACGACTACGACCCGACCCTCCCTCCTCAGTTCTCGGCTGCCGGCCGTGCCCGCTCGCCCGGCCCGGCGCACAACTCtcacgacggcgaccgccCGGACATTGACGCCGGCACCATGCTCTTCTCGGGTTCCGACGACGGCACTGTCAAGCTCTGGGACCTCAACACCCAGACGTGCATTCGCACGTTCAACGGCCACAAGGGTCAGATCCAGAGCCTCCGCATCCTCATGGTCGACAAGCCCGAccaggaagacgaggaggaggaccgcgaagagcgcgaggcgacgcctactgcctctgcctcgggCTTTGTTCCTGCCACTGTCACTTCGCCTCACGCTACCATCAACCCTGCCCTTTCTGCCGCGTCTCCTCCCTCGGGCTTTGACCCCCTTGCGCACAGCACTGGttcgcgcgacgagccgatCCAGCCTCGCGTGTACGTTCACGACGAGCCCgaacagcgccgccgcaagACGCGCGAGAAGACAAGTGAGGGCGACGGCACCAAGGTGGCCATCCTCGCCACTGGCTCGCTTGACGGCACTGTCAAGCTCTGGAACGTCGACACTGGCCGTGAGCTCAACACGCTCTTTGGCCACATTGAGGGCGTGTGGGgcgtcgactttgacgcccTTCGCCTTGCTTCTGCCTCGCACGACCGCACTATCAAGGTGTGGGACCGCGAGTCGGGTAACTGTGTCCAGACTCTGGTCGGCCACCGCGGCGCGGTGACTAGCCTCCAGCTCTCGGACGACATGATTGTCTCTGGTtcagacgacggcgacgtgatGTGCTGGAGCTTTGCGCCTTCGACTTCGACATGA
- the cysA gene encoding Serine O-succinyltransferase has protein sequence MPPRAPLPRSLHLPTGPKPKVTPRKPHLSKLHLDSALLAPAAESLPFSSAPPFVPPAAPQIPPRRRPAFSPGGFGLTSREAPKATDILGLGRRRKPVEAATGDSKTEAEIERRRAEIAKDEAAQEGSKPEGEAEACYVPPPTTLHYHSPGPLPLVYSDTPLPPHQLAYETWGTLNEARDNAIILHTGLSASSHVASGGNDVAHATSSKPGWWEDFVGPDKPIDTNRFFVICTNVLGGCFGSTGPSSPYPPGDGQVRWATRFPMLSIHDMTRAQLGLLDYLGIDKLYACIGSSMGGMSSLSMTYLAPERVGRVASISATGRSGLNGVGMRYAQRSVLMADPNWNRGFYYDGIPPHEGMKLARQIATITYRSGPEWEQRFGRRMLSEEQDGGPGTPRLSPDFLIETYLDHQGERFCLTYDANSLIYLSKAMDLFDMTAPALEQLAKQYNERYPDAAPFPLPSDPPAVSAADNSPRPGSVPIPEESSATKKAKERFIPTSKSVHLPELAAGLKRLKDIPALILGVQSDVLFNVEQQRELADALKLAGNRKVAYYELGGVWGHDTFLLDVQSVGGAIRGFLM, from the exons ATGCCACCCCGAGCCCCCCTCCCGCGTAGCCTGCACCTCCCTACGGGCCCAAAGCCCAAGGTGACACCGCGCAAGCCGCACCTGTCAAAGCTGCACCTCGAcagcgcgctgctcgcccccGCGGCCGAGAGCCTCCCGttcagcagcgcgccgccgttcgtgccccccgccgcgccgcagatccccccgcgccgccggccagcaTTCAGCCCCGGAGGCTTCGGCCTGACGTCCCGCGAGGCGCCGAAGGCCACAGAtatcctcggcctcgggcgacgacgaaagcccgtcgaggccgccacGGGCGACTCGAAGACCGAGGCTGAGATTGAGCGCCGGAGGGCCGAGATCGcaaaggacgaggcggcgcaggaggGGTCCAAGcctgagggcgaggccgaggcttGCTATGTT cccccacccaccactctTCACTACCACTCACCTGGGCCCCTGCCGCTCGTCTACTCGGACACGCCTCTGCCCCCGCACCAGCTCGCATACGAAACCTGGGGCACGCTcaacgaggcgcgcgacaacGCCATCATCCTGCACACTGGcctgtcggcctcgtcgcacGTCGCaagcggcggcaacgacgtcgcgcacgcgacctcgtccaAGCCCGGCTGGTGGGAGGACTTTGTGGGGCCTGACAAGCCGATTGACACGAACCGCTTCTTTGTCATCTGCAccaacgtcctcggcgggTGCTTTGGCTCGACGGGCCCGTCGAGCCCGTACCCGCCCGGAGACGGGCAGGTGCGCTGGGCGACGCGCTTCCCCATGCTCTCGATCCACGAcatgacgcgcgcgcagctcggcctgctcgactaCCTCGGCATCGACAAGCTGTACGCCTGTATCGGCAGCAGCATGGGCGGCATGTCGAGCCTGTCCATGACGTACCTCGcgcccgagcgcgtcggccgcgtcgcgtccaTCTCGGCCACGGGCCGCTCGGGCCTCAACGGCGTAGGCATGCGATACGCCCAGCGCTCAGTGCTCATGGCCGACCCGAACTGGAACCGCGGTTTCTACTACGACGGCATCCCGCCGCACGAGGGCATGAAGCTGGCAAGGCAGATTGCCACGATCACGTACAGGTCTGGACCGGAATGGGAGCAGCGGTTCGGCCGCCGCATGCTCAGCGAGGAGCAGGACGGCGGgccgggcacgccgcgcctGTCGCCCGACTTCCTCATCGAGACGTACCTCGACCACCAGGGCGAGCGCTTCTGCCTGACATATGACGCCAACTCGCTCATCTACCTGTCGAAAGCGATGGACCTGTTTGATatgacggcgccggcgctcgagcagctcgcaaAGCAGTACAACGAGCGGTAtcccgacgcggcgccgttCCCGCTGCCGTCTGACCCGCcggcggtgagcgcggcCGACAACTCGCCGCGACCAGGCAGCGTGCCGATCCCCGAGgagtcgagcgcgacgaagAAGGCAAAGGAGCGCTTCATCCCCACGTCCAAGTCGGTACACCTccccgagctggcggcgggcctCAAGCGCCTCAAGGACATCCCGgcgctcatcctcggcgtgcaGAGCGACGTGCTCTTcaacgtcgagcagcagcgcgagctggccgacgcgctcaagctcgcggGTAACCGCAAGGTGGCGTACtatgagctcggcggcgtgtggggcCACGACACGTTCTTGCTGGACGTGCAgtctgtcggcggcgcgatcAGGGGCTTCTTGATGTAA
- the mrpl38 gene encoding 54S ribosomal protein L38, mitochondrial: MIGLKGRLNVIDNSGAVIAEVINVIKVKTRAKSTGHASVGDEVTCVINKARPISLGAATTNVQKVRRGDVRRAVIVRTKKPLQRDDGRVVRFDDNACVLLNNKGEVLGTRITGVVSAELRKIDGGADPNGRWSKVLSLAPKII, from the exons ATGATCGGCCTCAAGGGACGCTTGAAC GTCATCGACAACTCGggcgccgtcatcgccgagGTGATCAATGTGATCAAGGTCAAGACGCGTGCCAAGTCGACCGGACATGCGAGCGTTG gcgacgaggtcacCTGCGTCATCAACAAGGCCCGTCccatctcgctcggcgcggccacgACCAACGTCCAGAaggtgcgccgcggcgacgtgcgCCGCGCGGTGATCGTGCGCACCAAGAAGCCActgcagcgcgacgacgggcgtgTGGTCCG CTTCGACGACAACGCCTGCGTCCTCCTCAACAACAAgggcgaggtcctcggcaCACGCATCACGggcgtcgtgtcggccgagctgcgcaagaTTGACGGCGGTGCCGACCCCAACGGCCGCTGGAGCAAGGTTCTGTCCTTGGCACCAAAG ATCATCTAG
- the Abcd2_1 gene encoding ATP-binding cassette sub-family D member 2, translating to MTSAAVGKRTAATTAALREKLHAALNVYLQHRSGVQRFLTAGFVLYCVGSAVVNLSGKGSVNPDKLGSGSGKSKGGKSKRSNKKKMSVSDPLFHARLKKLLRIVIPGIRSREAAMLALHSVFLVGRTGLSLYVADLDGRIVSSLVTAQPRLFLTNLARWLIVAVPATYTNSMLEFLLSELALAYRTRLTRYALTNYLDPEAAGPEPGVDEHDEEKLYYKLANLDDRIKNADQYMTVDIQQFSNKLAEIYSNIAKPILDVILYNYQLSRNVGAEGLVLLTILVQASAKLLRAITPPFGEYAAHEATLEGELRFTHSRLLENAEEIAFYHGEDYEKNVIERGYFALVKHANRVLQTRVWHGIFEEGIIKWAWGSFGLVICAIPTFFGEALGMGSGDLGSRTEGFVTNRRLLLSSSDAFGRVMYSYKELAELAGYTARVSDLFDTMDDVKHGKYQKKLVSSANVEDNKKMLQSRGKIIESEDIRFDEVPLISPNGDVLIKSMSFHVEPGQHLLVIGPNGCGKSSMFRILGGLWPVYGGTVYKPPEQDFCYIPQRPYLCTGTLRDQIIYPDDHKAMKAKGVTDDELKAMLDIVEMGHIVEREGGWDSVREWRDALSGGDKQRIAMARLFYHKPKYAILDECTSAVGLDVERAMYTHAMDLGITVMTVSHRPSLWKYHKMVLQYDGQGGYVFTTLDAEKRLALQDEKQELEHRLLEVPRLKARLEELRSIKAHREAALIAGNVGPIVIAQA from the exons ATGACGTCCGCCGCGGTCGGCAAGCgcacagcggcgacgacggccgcgctACGCGAAAagctccacgccgccctcaACGTCTACCTGCAGCACCGGTCGGGCGTGCAGCGTTTCCTCACAGCTGGCTTTGTGCTCTACTGCGTCGGCAGCGCAGTCGTCAACCTCAGCGGCAAGGGAAGTGTCAACCCCGACAAGCTCGGCAGCGGGAGCGGCAAGAGCAAGGGCGGAAAGAGCAAGCGTAGTAACAAGAAGAAGATGTCCGTCTCGGACCCGCTCTTCCACGCGCGCCTGAAGAAGCTCCTCCGTATCGTCATCCCCGGCATTCGGAGCCGCGAGGCTGCCATGCTTGCGCTCCACTCGGTCTTCCTGGTCGGTCGTACCGGATTGTCGCTCTACGTCGCGGACCTGGACGGAAG AATCGTCTCTTCCCTTGTGACCGCGCAGCCGCGCCTCTTCCTCACTAATCTCGCGCGCTggctcatcgtcgccgtgccAGCGACGTACACCAACTCGATGCTCGAGTTCCTGCTGAGCGAACTGGCCCTCGCGTACCGAACACG GTTGACGCGCTACGCATTGACAAACTAtctcgaccccgaggccgctggGCCAGAGCCTGGCGtagacgagcacgacgaggagaagctcTACTACAAGCTCGCGAACCTAGACGATCGCATCAAGAATGCTGATCAG TACATGACTGTCGATATCCAGCAGTTCAGTAACAAGCTGGCCGAGATCTACTCGAACATTGCAAAGCCGATCCTTGATGTCAT cctgTACAACTACCAGCTGTCGCGGAACGTCGGTGCCGAGggtctcgtcctcctcaccatCCTCGTGCAGGCAAGCGCCAAGTTGT TGCGTGCCATCACACCGCCATTCGGCGAGTACGCCGCGCACGAAGCGACACTCGAAGGCGAACTGCGTTTCACCCACTCGCGTCTGCTCGAGAAtgccgaggagattgccTTCTATCACGGCGAAGACTACGAAAAGAACGTCATCGAGCGTGGATACttcgcgctcgtcaagcacGCCAACCGCGTCCTCCAGACGCGCGTCTGGCACGGCATCTTCGAGGAGGGCATCATCAAATGGGCGTGGGGAAGCTTCGGTCTCGTCATCTGCGCCATCCCTACCTTCTTTGGCGAGGCTCTCGGCATGGGAAGCGGCGATCTCGGAAGCCGCACAGAAGGCTTCGTCACCAACCGACGCCTTCTTCTTTCCTCGAGCGATGCCTTTGGACGAGTTATGTACAGCTACAAG GAACTCGCCGAACTCGCTGGCTACACTGCCCGTGTCTCCGACCTGTTTGACACCATGGACGATGTCAAGCACGGCAAGTACCAGAAGAAGCTTGTCAGCAGCGCCAATGTCGAGGACAACAAGAAGA TGCTGCAGAGCCGCGGAAAGATCATCGAGTCGGAGGACATCCGATTCGACGAGGTCCCGCTCATTTCCCCCAACGGCGACGTGCTCATCAAGTCCATGTCGTTCCACGTCGAGCCCGGACAGCACCTGCTCGTCATCGGCCCGAACGGATGTGGAAAGAGCTCCATGTTCCGTATCCTCGGTGGCCTCTGGCCCGTCTACGGAGGAACAGTCTACAAGCCCCCTGAGCAGGATTTCTGTTACATTCCTCAGAGGCCTTACCTCTGCACTGGCACATTGCGCGACCAGATCATCTACCCAGACGACCACAAGGCCATGAAAGCCAAGGGcgtgaccgacgacgagctcaaggcaatgctcgacattgtcgagatGGGCCACATTGTCGAGCGGGAAGGCGGTTGGGACAGCGTTCGCGAGTGGCGCGATGCCCTTTCTGGTGGCGACAAGCAGCGTATCGCCATGGCTCGTCTCTTCTACCACAAGCCAAAGTACGCCATTCTGGACGAGTGCACTAGCGCTgttggcctcgacgtcgaaAGAGCAATGTACACGCATGCCATGG ACCTCGGTATCACCGTCATGACCGTCTCGCATCGCCCATCGCTGTGGAAGTACCACAAAATGGTCTTGCAGTACGATGGACAAGGTGGCTACGTCTT CACCACCCTTGACGCTGAGAAGCGCCTCGCCCTTCAGGACGAGAagcaggagctcgagcaccgTTTGCTCGAGGTGCCACGCCTCAAggcccgcctcgaggagcttcGCAGCATCAAGGCTCACCGAGAGGCGGCACTCATTGCGGGGAACGTTGGGCCAATCGTTATTGCTCAGGCATGA